Proteins encoded together in one Desulfurella sp. window:
- a CDS encoding geranylgeranyl reductase family protein produces the protein MFYDCVVVGAGPAGSTAAKILSSFGYKVLIIDSKVFPREKLCGGCVSAKIIDYIPQINSLAKASINKAILSYKKTACLEIESKEPFAYFVERKTFDKCLLDSALEKGCFFRNERLLSLSYNDSSIEIYTDANKYKAKYLIGADGANSIVRKILHIKPKFLVKTLQVETIYHNDTNVNIDIGFKGLNYYWNFPQNGVWGIASTKKNINKLFFKYYGNDMLINPKGYFIPIAFSKKNLGKNNILLVGDAACLADPFSLEGIYNAIFSAHLAAASILSYPKNPYQAYRALADKILEENKYSYFISKIVLNFPYFSFFQLSKGNENALADYLTGKKSSRKLFWLLLKSFYKKTIK, from the coding sequence ATGTTTTATGATTGCGTGGTAGTTGGGGCAGGACCAGCTGGGTCGACTGCTGCTAAAATTTTATCTAGTTTTGGCTATAAAGTTCTGATAATTGATTCAAAGGTTTTTCCACGAGAAAAATTATGTGGTGGATGCGTATCGGCAAAAATAATTGATTATATACCCCAGATAAATAGTTTGGCAAAAGCCAGTATAAATAAAGCCATCTTAAGCTACAAAAAAACCGCTTGTTTAGAAATAGAATCGAAAGAGCCCTTTGCGTACTTTGTTGAAAGAAAGACTTTTGATAAATGTCTGCTTGATAGCGCACTTGAAAAAGGTTGCTTTTTTAGAAACGAAAGATTGTTATCTTTGAGTTATAATGATTCAAGTATTGAAATTTATACCGATGCTAACAAATATAAAGCAAAATACTTAATTGGGGCAGATGGAGCAAATTCAATAGTTAGAAAAATTTTACACATAAAGCCAAAATTTTTAGTAAAAACCCTACAGGTAGAAACAATTTATCACAATGATACTAATGTCAATATTGACATAGGTTTTAAAGGACTAAATTATTACTGGAATTTTCCTCAAAATGGTGTTTGGGGTATTGCTTCCACAAAAAAAAATATTAATAAACTTTTTTTTAAGTATTATGGCAATGATATGCTTATCAATCCAAAAGGCTATTTTATTCCAATAGCTTTTTCCAAAAAAAATTTAGGTAAAAACAATATACTGCTTGTTGGCGATGCTGCATGTTTGGCAGACCCTTTTAGTCTAGAAGGTATATACAATGCAATTTTTAGTGCACATCTGGCTGCCGCTTCTATTTTAAGTTATCCTAAAAACCCTTATCAGGCTTATAGGGCTTTAGCTGATAAAATTTTAGAAGAAAATAAATATAGCTACTTTATATCAAAAATTGTTTTAAATTTTCCATATTTCTCTTTTTTTCAATTGTCAAAGGGTAATGAAAATGCTTTAGCTGATTATTTGACTGGTAAAAAAAGCTCCAGAAAATTATTCTGGTTGCTTTTAAAAAGCTTTTATAAAAAAACGATTAAATAA